A window of Verrucomicrobiota bacterium contains these coding sequences:
- a CDS encoding PLP-dependent aminotransferase family protein — protein sequence MKCTATFARRTQHMKRTAVRELLKLTAQPDMISFAGGLPAAELFPIQEVLEATKSVLARVGPAALQYGETEGLGELRDWIASRLARPGLPITRNNVVITTGAQQALDLIGRILLDEGDTVIVENPTYLALLSAWRPLGVRFQAVPSDSDGMRVEELERCIQSRPKLIYTIPNFQNPQGTTLGRDRRQRLAEFVREHNVALLEDDPYGELRFDGNPLPHVLELAARMDSRGDLSAGVLYVGTFSKILMPGLRVGWVIAIRRISVCCEAFCRRSRDTPKRRNFKDPLW from the coding sequence ATGAAATGCACCGCCACCTTTGCCCGGCGCACGCAGCACATGAAACGCACCGCGGTTCGCGAGTTGCTGAAATTGACCGCGCAGCCGGATATGATCTCATTCGCTGGCGGATTGCCCGCAGCCGAGCTGTTTCCAATTCAGGAAGTCCTGGAAGCCACCAAAAGCGTCCTCGCGCGTGTCGGGCCGGCGGCGCTGCAATATGGCGAGACGGAAGGCCTCGGCGAATTGCGGGATTGGATCGCGAGCCGACTCGCCCGTCCAGGATTGCCGATCACCCGCAACAACGTCGTGATCACCACCGGCGCGCAACAAGCGCTCGATTTGATCGGGCGCATCTTGCTCGACGAAGGCGACACAGTCATCGTCGAGAACCCCACGTATCTGGCGCTGCTGTCGGCCTGGCGCCCGCTGGGTGTCCGATTCCAGGCCGTTCCATCCGACAGTGACGGAATGCGCGTTGAGGAACTGGAGCGATGCATCCAGAGCCGTCCGAAACTGATCTACACGATTCCGAATTTTCAGAATCCTCAAGGCACGACGTTGGGCCGGGATCGACGGCAGCGTCTGGCGGAGTTCGTGCGCGAACATAACGTCGCTTTGTTGGAGGATGATCCTTACGGCGAGCTTCGGTTCGACGGCAATCCTTTGCCTCACGTTCTTGAGCTCGCGGCTCGGATGGATTCACGCGGCGACCTGAGCGCTGGCGTCCTCTACGTCGGGACCTTCTCTAAAATCTTGATGCCTGGACTGCGCGTCGGCTGGGTGATTGCGATCCGGCGGATCAGCGTCTGC